The following proteins are encoded in a genomic region of Thalassophryne amazonica chromosome 5, fThaAma1.1, whole genome shotgun sequence:
- the LOC117510606 gene encoding uncharacterized protein LOC117510606, which translates to MKCREWSRQLKSRSETHCEGERAKTRALPVSEEKYKERDHHLRRYHQQLQQFVPSSSMSSKPHLPSSSICASLSFSTFLSPCPSLQHSPHLSGPSVLYNGLEEVLDAYRGIFVLNPQKANNLLNMAIAPPTSSHHHYKMLSLLRRCRQAAPERRDHVSLRMQVKEKYQMLLPPLFQPHRMGVKCRLTLKNSSENLAQPHVHSNTEVNPNMSASPQAEIVSDSTNSIMDPLRVSLLQVDQEAATCSFIQGEQSITSICLLVKATGADYTTEVEEEHLSYAEMERNVVKEKNEEFSLLELAEAKNYHIPTSNITAANNCPEPKKEMYDTHQFYEIGKCFCKLFCFGHDLGPHVQSVRTNKNVVYVSLHANAQMYQK; encoded by the coding sequence ATGAAATGTAGAGAATGGAGCAGACAGTTGAAAAGCAGGTCAGAAACACACTGTGAAGGGGAAAGAGCAAAGACAAGGGCTTTACCAGTGTCTGAGGAAAAGTATAAAGAAAGGGACCATCATCTGAGAAGGTATCACCAGCAGTTGCAGCAGTTTGTGCCTTCCTCATCCATGTCATCCAAACCTCATTTGCCTTCATCCTCTATTTGTGCATCTTTGTCTTTCTCTACATTTCTATCCCCCTGTCCTTCTCTCCAACATTCTCCTCACCTCTCAGGTCCTTCTGTGTTGTATAATGGTTTGGAAGAGGTCCTAGATGCATACAGAGGGATTTTTGTCTTAAACCCACAAAAAGCCAATAATCTCTTAAACATGGCAATTGCACCTCCAACATCctctcaccaccactacaaaatgTTATCCCTGTTAAGGAGGTGTCGTCAAGCAGCACCAGAAAGAAGGGACCACGTTTCACTCAGAATGCAGGTCAAAGAGAAGTATCAAATGCTTCTTCCCCCACTGTTCCAGCCACACAGGATGGGTGTAAAATGTCGGCTGACTCTCAAAAATTCTTCTGAAAATCTAGCTCAGCCTCATGTCCACAGCAACACAGAGGTCAATCCAAATATGTCTGCTTCACCTCAAGCTGAAATAGTTTCAGATTCTACCAACAGCATCATGGATCCTCTCAGAGTTTCCCTGCTTCAGGTGGACCAAGAAGCTGCCACATGTTCTTTCATCCAAGGGGAACAGAGTATCACCTCCATCTGTCTTCTTGTAAAAGCAACAGGTGCAGATTACACAACAGAAGTGGAAGAAGAGCACTTGTCATATGCAGAGATGGAAAGAAATGTTGTAAAGGAAAAGAATGAAGAATTTTCTCTTTTAGAGCTTGCGGAAGCAAAGAACTACCACATTCCCACCTCCAACATCACAGCAGCTAATAATTGTCCAGAGCCAAAGAAAGAAATGTATGACACACACCAGTTTTATGAAATAGGTAAGTGTTTTTGTAAGCTTTTTTGTTTTGGTCAtgatctggggcctcatgtacaaagcgtgcgtacGAACAAAAACGTGGTGTACGTCAGTCTCCATGCTAAcgctcagatgtatcaaaagtga